The Vampirovibrionales bacterium genome has a segment encoding these proteins:
- a CDS encoding H-NS histone family protein, translating to MIQAREYGENDIMGPAPQSIDHRRHIVLPPLDYMNFGDLRYIADSIDEYGREVQAMLEQKREERIAELKAQVEADKARTAATEAELAALCPAPVKMANPSKPKYQDPAKPECTWAGKGKQPGWLKEKLEAGASLEDFLIDQPTTLGSPDDPGF from the coding sequence ATGATTCAAGCACGCGAATATGGGGAAAATGACATTATGGGTCCAGCGCCGCAATCCATCGATCATCGGCGCCATATCGTTCTGCCGCCGTTGGACTATATGAACTTCGGCGATCTTCGGTATATCGCCGATTCCATCGATGAATATGGCCGAGAGGTCCAGGCGATGCTGGAACAGAAGCGCGAAGAGCGCATCGCGGAACTGAAAGCCCAAGTCGAAGCCGACAAGGCCAGAACGGCGGCAACTGAAGCCGAACTCGCCGCGCTGTGTCCGGCACCGGTGAAGATGGCCAACCCGTCAAAGCCGAAGTATCAAGACCCAGCGAAGCCCGAATGCACCTGGGCCGGGAAAGGCAAGCAACCCGGTTGGTTGAAGGAAAAGCTGGAAGCCGGTGCCAGCTTGGAGGATTTCTTGATCGATCAGCCGACCACGCTGGGTTCGCCGGACGATCCGGGTTTTTGA
- a CDS encoding H-NS histone family protein, with amino-acid sequence MDLTMATTDELLVQAKEIEAELLKRLDEELAKLDARRAELLAMKPPAKTEEKKKRVKSSRPAKFRNPGNPEQTWTGRGKAPAWVDVVGREACLIPVEG; translated from the coding sequence ATGGATTTGACGATGGCAACAACTGATGAACTACTGGTTCAGGCAAAAGAAATCGAGGCCGAGCTATTGAAGCGTCTCGATGAAGAGCTTGCAAAGCTCGATGCTCGCCGCGCCGAACTGCTAGCGATGAAGCCGCCCGCGAAGACGGAAGAGAAGAAAAAGCGGGTTAAGTCTTCGCGGCCCGCGAAGTTTCGCAATCCTGGAAATCCAGAACAGACCTGGACCGGGCGCGGTAAAGCGCCAGCGTGGGTGGATGTGGTGGGGCGTGAAGCCTGTTTGATTCCGGTGGAGGGGTAA